Part of the Mus caroli unplaced genomic scaffold, CAROLI_EIJ_v1.1 scaffold_18769_1, whole genome shotgun sequence genome, TAACCAATAACAAATTTaatgaggagaaaatgaaagcaataacaCTAAATCAGGGAAAAgtcaaggctgtccactctttccctttctattcaatacagtgcttgaagtcctagagcaataagagaacaaaaggaaatcaatgggatacaaattggaaagaagtatTCAAAGTATCACCATTCATAGAtaacatgatagtatatatattaGAGAccctataaattatatattagaatTCCTACAGCTCAGAGATAACTTacacaaagtggctggatacaaaagaATCTCAAAGAAATAAGTAGCTGTCCTTTATAACACCAATAAACAGGCATATTTTTGCAGCCATGGTAGCAGAATGTCAGCCAGTGTTGAGTCCAGGAAAAACAGCCTTCTTTCAAGATTGTTTTCAGTGAAACAGACATCTTTATTGGAGGTGGCATGGTCTATACAACACTTGGAGTGAGGGTAGGGTTTTTTGGGATGAGTGTACACCATTGGCAGTGGTCCAGTTGCTGGGACTGCTTCATTTTCATGATTGGGAATTCCTGGTTCTAGCTGGACCTGTTCTTATAAGGGGATAGGATATTTACCCTGCATCCTGGCCACTAGGCTACATGACTACCTCAGGGTGGCAGAGCTGGGAGATGGACTTGCTCTGTGTGTGGGTAGATGCAGTCCTAGAGCAAGGCAGGATCAATCCTACTGCTGCTGATGTAAGAATGAGATTTTCAGGGTTTGGACATGTTTTGACCTTACTGTTCCTCTGTAATGACTCCCCCAGTCACTTGGATTTCCAGGCCCACACTGAAGAGCAGAGAACAATGACCGCTAGGTTCCCTAAATATCAACAGTAAGGGAGAAATGGTGGGTAAGCTTAGAGATAGAAGTTTTGTGACGTGCCTCAACCAGAGACGAGATTCCACAAaggaaatgtgaaataaaatactaatacaATTTAGAATATATAAGCTCACAAATGTGACCACCAGCATCAGGATGGTGTGGGCTGCTCTGGTTTCAGCATGGCCTGTGTTTTTATGGTTAGGATTATGTATATAGTGAATTCTCTGGTGGTGTCTGTTTAGGTGAATCACCATGGAGACACTGGTCCAGGCCATGATGCCAAGGAATATGATGTCATGGGAAAATCGCAAGAAATTCATGTCTACACTGACCCCAGAGATGGAGCATATCGAATTGCCTTTAGAATCAGAGtcattgtgtgttttttgtgGACCACTGACATTCATTGGGATGTAAGCATTATTTAAGACACTGCACAACCAGCAACTGAAACAAGAATAGCTCACGACCTTGGGGGATATTTCTCTG contains:
- the LOC110287640 gene encoding vomeronasal type-1 receptor 4-like — its product is MLSQNKTLKTMEDLALQILFLCHVMVGTGGNILLFVHNFSPILTDSRLRPIQVILINLALTNALMLFLSTYSHDMIDFVPRKPPTDLKCKLAHFFHMMARGTNMCSTCVLSTYQFVTLVPGNWARVMFREISPKVVSYSCFSCWLCSVLNNAYIPMNVSGPQKTHNDSDSKGNSICSISGVSVDMNFLRFSHDIIFLGIMAWTSVSMVIHLNRHHQRIHYIHNPNHKNTGHAETRAAHTILMLVVTFVSLYILNCISILFHISFVESRLWLRHVTKLLSLSLPTISPLLLIFREPSGHCSLLFSVGLEIQVTGGVITEEQ